TGATTGCTCCCGCCGTTGTGCTGGCAGCGGACGATTGGTCGACGTCGGTCACGTTCCCCGCCAGCGAGAAGCCGGTCCCGCTCTTTAATGGCAAAGACCTGACCGGCTGGCATGGCAATACTGGTGCCGATGGAACGAAGGAATACTTTAAGGTGAAAGACGGCGTGATCGTTGCTCGCAACGAGAAAGACGCTGCCCCCAAGGTGAGTAACTATCTTCTCACCGACAAGAACTATCGCAATTTCCGCCTGATCTTTGAAGGGAAACTGGCCGAGTCGGGCATGCACTCCGGCATTGCCATCTGGGGCAAGCAGTTCACGAAAGATGCCGAGAAGAATTCCTATCAGGGGCACCTGGTCATGTTTCCTTCGGGCTGGGGCTTTTACGATTTGTTCCGCCGCAACTCGATCTATAAGGACGATGGCCGTGCGAAAAAGGCCGACAACAAGGATTGGAACCAGATGGAAATTCTGGCCATCGGCGATCGCATTCGCCTGGCCGTCAACGGCCAGGAAGTGGCCGATTGGCGCGACCCCAAACCCGAACTGTGCGAAGCAGGTCCGCTTGGCCTGCAGTTGCACAGTAACACCGTCGCGCAGGAAGTTCGCTTCCGCGGCCTAATCTTGTCCGAGAATCCTGAGGATCGACTCATCACGCTCAAGAGCGAATAGCTTGTCGCGTGCTGCCTAGTTTTCACGTTGTTGCCGCTTCTCTCCCAGGTGAGTTATGTCACAGCGAAATTCAGCCCCCGGGTTATTCGTCCTCAGTTTGATCGCCTTAACGATCACCACTTCTGCAGCGCTGGCTCAGATGCCGCCACTCCCACCCGACCCGTCGGTGTGGGTGAATGGTGGCCCCATCACTGCCGAAATGCTGAAAGGGAAAGCTGCGTTTCTGTATTACTACGAAGAGGGCTGTCCTCGGTGCCGAGAGAGATGGCCGGGCCTGCTCGAAGTCGCCAAGAAGTTCGAGGACAAGCCGATTGTCTTCATCGCCGTCAACTCGGGAAATCAGCGCGACGATGTCGCTTCCTATGCCCGCGAAGTGAATCTCAGCTGGCCCGTTATTGTCGATGCGAACCGCCAGTTCGAAAAAGCGTCCGGCGTCCCCGAGATCAGTCTGCAGAACATCTACCAGGCGCGAATCATTACTGCTGACGGCAAATTGGCGATGGCTAGCACCGCCAATCCCGAAGAGTCAGCGAACCGGGCCTTGCAAGGGGCCAAGTGGAACATCGATCCCACCGGCCTGCCCGCGGTGCTCGTCCCGCTTTGGCGATCGCTCGAGTTCGGCATTGCTTCGCCGGCCAACGGGCCAGCTCTCAAGTCGGCCCTGGTATCGAAAGATCCCAGCGTCAAAGCAGGGGCTGAAAAGTTGAATTCCGTTGTGCAGGAGAAAGTTGCCACCGAAT
Above is a window of Anatilimnocola aggregata DNA encoding:
- a CDS encoding 3-keto-disaccharide hydrolase is translated as MQHCFRFFSLLSLLIAPAVVLAADDWSTSVTFPASEKPVPLFNGKDLTGWHGNTGADGTKEYFKVKDGVIVARNEKDAAPKVSNYLLTDKNYRNFRLIFEGKLAESGMHSGIAIWGKQFTKDAEKNSYQGHLVMFPSGWGFYDLFRRNSIYKDDGRAKKADNKDWNQMEILAIGDRIRLAVNGQEVADWRDPKPELCEAGPLGLQLHSNTVAQEVRFRGLILSENPEDRLITLKSE
- a CDS encoding TlpA family protein disulfide reductase; translation: MSQRNSAPGLFVLSLIALTITTSAALAQMPPLPPDPSVWVNGGPITAEMLKGKAAFLYYYEEGCPRCRERWPGLLEVAKKFEDKPIVFIAVNSGNQRDDVASYAREVNLSWPVIVDANRQFEKASGVPEISLQNIYQARIITADGKLAMASTANPEESANRALQGAKWNIDPTGLPAVLVPLWRSLEFGIASPANGPALKSALVSKDPSVKAGAEKLNSVVQEKVATELKAAKELYGAGEKWKSYKMVDALTVQYVGLDLPEGVAKAKTALAADEEVKKQLQAHKELDLLKKRAAKASPAAMRGLIFKLKELVEKHAGTEAATEAQQLLGSTPSN